In a single window of the Leptospira sanjuanensis genome:
- a CDS encoding EscU/YscU/HrcU family type III secretion system export apparatus switch protein yields the protein MISVALKFIPKQNDAPVITASASGLLGDTIRKIAQRNSVPIVENPILAESLSELPIGTEIPENLYRAVGAIFSMILELDSNSGKREMLK from the coding sequence ATGATCAGTGTGGCTCTGAAATTTATTCCGAAACAAAACGACGCGCCTGTAATCACGGCTTCCGCTTCAGGACTTTTAGGAGACACGATTCGTAAAATTGCACAGAGAAATTCGGTTCCAATCGTTGAAAATCCGATTCTCGCGGAATCCCTTTCGGAACTACCAATCGGAACCGAAATTCCCGAAAATCTTTATAGGGCCGTTGGAGCGATATTCTCTATGATCCTGGAATTGGATTCAAATTCCGGAAAAAGGGAAATGTTAAAATGA
- a CDS encoding HD-GYP domain-containing protein, with translation MKKFAVSELRAGMRFSKPVYLDKDNLFITSNTPVTDSDLDRLNKFGIQEVMTAGEILQLGGMSSDPELLETSIDDIIINTVVDDELQPLKAVYDNLNRIKVTFGNLFRESTQVVQDVFKKTLDEKPLEVTPVREIAEKLTDFVRSNQNISYLILANNPSGYYLYNQIANATFYSLILGKLLEYSRPKMIDLGISCLLADIGMSKVPSAVSEKNEHLTDEEFKTIMKHTILGYQILSQKMKLKNNLAIVALQHHERYDGNGYPQKLAGNAIEEQARIYAIADNFSALVTNRPHRKKILPHEAIKSMISMDVGKFDLKLVRTLLGHLSLYPVGSCIELSDKRIGVVLGPNPDKPIRPCIRIIKDEYGEMVRNLILVDLLKETNLFISRPVDLQEITA, from the coding sequence ATGAAGAAGTTTGCCGTATCCGAACTAAGGGCCGGAATGCGATTTTCAAAGCCAGTCTATTTGGATAAGGATAATTTATTTATCACTTCCAATACTCCGGTTACGGACAGCGATCTGGACCGTTTGAATAAATTCGGAATTCAGGAAGTTATGACCGCCGGGGAAATTCTCCAGCTCGGCGGAATGTCCTCCGACCCGGAACTTCTCGAAACGAGCATCGACGATATCATCATCAACACCGTCGTAGACGACGAACTTCAACCTCTCAAAGCGGTTTACGACAATCTCAATCGGATTAAAGTCACATTCGGAAATTTATTTAGAGAATCCACGCAAGTCGTCCAGGACGTTTTCAAAAAGACGTTGGATGAAAAACCTTTGGAAGTGACTCCTGTTCGCGAAATCGCCGAAAAACTGACCGACTTTGTCCGCTCCAATCAGAACATCTCCTATTTGATCTTGGCGAATAATCCGTCAGGCTATTATCTCTACAATCAGATCGCGAACGCCACGTTCTATTCTTTGATTCTTGGAAAACTTCTGGAATATTCCAGACCGAAGATGATCGATCTTGGAATTTCCTGTCTTCTTGCGGATATAGGAATGAGCAAGGTTCCCTCCGCCGTTTCCGAAAAGAACGAACATCTCACGGACGAAGAATTCAAGACAATCATGAAACATACGATCTTGGGGTATCAAATTCTTTCCCAAAAGATGAAACTCAAAAACAATCTTGCGATCGTTGCGCTCCAGCACCACGAGCGTTACGACGGAAACGGTTATCCTCAAAAGTTGGCCGGGAACGCGATCGAAGAACAGGCGAGAATCTATGCGATCGCGGATAACTTCTCCGCGCTCGTGACGAATCGTCCGCATAGAAAGAAAATTCTCCCGCACGAAGCGATCAAATCCATGATCAGCATGGACGTGGGAAAGTTCGATCTCAAGCTCGTGAGAACTCTCTTAGGTCATCTTTCCTTGTATCCGGTCGGATCCTGCATCGAGTTGTCGGACAAGCGGATCGGGGTCGTTCTCGGCCCGAATCCGGATAAACCGATTCGTCCCTGTATTCGTATTATAAAAGATGAATATGGAGAAATGGTCCGAAATCTGATACTTGTGGATCTTCTGAAAGAAACCAATCTCTTCATTTCCCGTCCCGTGGATTTGCAGGAAATAACCGCGTAA
- a CDS encoding YraN family protein yields MSRFKTIKGKEGEEIAAQFLISLGHEILARNYRYLRFEIDIISTKEEVLFFNEVKHWKESQDFDPRFTFHSAKQNRMRTAANGFLSQHGSFRDHFVSFCLVSVNAKKGCEYYPDLF; encoded by the coding sequence TTGAGCCGATTTAAAACGATCAAGGGTAAAGAAGGGGAAGAAATCGCCGCTCAATTTTTAATTTCGCTCGGACACGAAATTCTTGCGCGAAACTACCGTTATCTGCGTTTCGAGATCGACATAATTTCCACCAAAGAAGAAGTCCTTTTCTTCAACGAAGTCAAACACTGGAAAGAGTCTCAAGACTTCGATCCGCGTTTTACGTTCCATTCCGCAAAACAAAACCGGATGAGAACAGCCGCAAACGGGTTTCTTTCCCAACATGGTTCTTTCCGCGATCATTTTGTCTCATTCTGTCTTGTCTCCGTAAATGCGAAAAAGGGATGTGAATATTATCCTGACCTCTTTTGA
- a CDS encoding YifB family Mg chelatase-like AAA ATPase, translated as MKNSWICLAGANLEGLDSFVVGVEINLKRGLPRFMITGLAAQSIRESAERVRVALENSGYTCPFQNILVNLAPAGRKKEGTLLDLSIACGILALTGQIFPSGKLKRTLFLGELGLDGSLKPLKGVLPILSGISSEKYDTVILPFQNREEAAVLRKFEVFGISHLKELEDVLENRKSPESISKIRIRETQITKSFELYQDQMVAYRAVEIAAAGWHHILLSGPPGIGKSLLARMLGVLLPSPEEDEAFDILKIRSAISPLKEMIVERPYRAPHHTTSDIALVGGGRELRMGEVTLANRGILFLDELAEYKSGILQALREPMEEGNITVSRISGSVVYPAQFLLVAATNPCPCGLNGVEDGGCTCTPPRIKKYQAPYSGPFQDRIDLEVRMFPFKENKRKRVPIFLEESKAQIREAVKIQRSRYQGKEFYFNGQLRGESVNSYLRFCSACEDILEAEMRKRKLSIRKFNQIRKVARTIADLEGKESVEEKHLLEALNFQNAGNYGENRAVA; from the coding sequence ATGAAAAATTCTTGGATCTGTTTGGCTGGGGCGAATTTAGAAGGCCTCGACTCATTCGTCGTCGGAGTTGAAATCAACCTCAAACGGGGGTTGCCCCGTTTTATGATCACCGGCTTGGCGGCTCAATCGATCCGCGAGTCCGCCGAACGGGTTCGAGTGGCGCTTGAGAACAGCGGTTATACCTGCCCCTTTCAAAATATTCTGGTCAATCTTGCTCCTGCAGGAAGAAAAAAGGAAGGAACGTTGCTGGATCTTTCGATTGCATGTGGAATTCTCGCGTTGACCGGACAGATTTTTCCTTCCGGAAAATTAAAGCGAACTCTCTTTTTGGGAGAACTGGGTTTGGACGGAAGTTTGAAACCTCTCAAAGGCGTGCTTCCGATTCTTTCCGGAATCTCTTCCGAAAAATACGACACCGTGATTCTTCCGTTTCAAAACCGTGAGGAAGCCGCCGTTCTCCGCAAGTTCGAGGTCTTTGGAATTTCTCATCTGAAAGAATTGGAAGACGTATTAGAAAACCGAAAAAGTCCCGAATCGATTTCGAAAATTCGAATTCGAGAAACTCAAATCACGAAAAGTTTCGAACTTTATCAAGATCAAATGGTTGCGTACCGAGCCGTCGAGATTGCAGCCGCGGGTTGGCATCATATTTTACTTTCCGGACCGCCTGGAATCGGAAAAAGCCTTTTGGCGAGAATGCTCGGAGTTTTGCTTCCTTCACCCGAGGAGGACGAAGCATTCGATATTTTGAAAATACGATCCGCGATTTCTCCTTTGAAAGAGATGATCGTGGAACGTCCCTACCGAGCTCCCCATCATACGACTTCCGACATCGCTTTGGTGGGCGGAGGAAGAGAATTGAGAATGGGGGAAGTTACATTAGCAAATCGTGGTATTCTTTTCTTGGATGAACTCGCGGAATATAAATCGGGAATTCTGCAGGCGCTCCGTGAACCGATGGAAGAAGGAAATATCACCGTTTCCAGAATCAGCGGGAGCGTCGTTTATCCGGCGCAATTTCTTCTGGTGGCCGCTACAAATCCTTGCCCTTGCGGATTGAACGGTGTGGAAGATGGAGGTTGTACTTGTACTCCTCCTCGGATTAAAAAATACCAAGCCCCCTACTCAGGTCCGTTTCAAGATCGGATCGATCTTGAAGTTCGGATGTTTCCTTTCAAAGAGAATAAGCGCAAACGAGTTCCTATTTTTTTGGAAGAATCCAAAGCGCAGATTCGAGAGGCGGTAAAAATTCAAAGAAGCCGTTATCAAGGAAAGGAATTTTATTTCAACGGACAACTCCGTGGAGAATCCGTGAATTCGTATCTTCGGTTCTGTTCCGCCTGCGAAGACATACTCGAGGCCGAGATGAGAAAAAGAAAGTTGAGTATTCGGAAGTTCAATCAGATTCGGAAAGTAGCCCGCACGATCGCGGATTTGGAGGGAAAGGAGTCCGTGGAGGAAAAGCACCTTCTAGAGGCCCTGAATTTCCAGAATGCCGGAAATTACGGAGAAAACAGGGCCGTCGCTTAA
- a CDS encoding type II secretion system-associated lipoprotein translates to MFRIRVFLLSAIFLFLAGCGNRLIRKDSIAQVNEHYAEKIYYLIQDKKVSNTETFKKGMLVRIYIESTPSMVKIKCYPADHKREYAIGRMIAYQLNDDYAGKRITIEDLDKLIANELVEYKKKK, encoded by the coding sequence ATGTTTCGTATCCGCGTTTTCCTGCTTTCGGCGATCTTTCTTTTTCTCGCGGGCTGTGGAAACCGGTTGATTCGAAAGGATTCGATCGCTCAAGTCAACGAACACTACGCGGAAAAAATTTATTACCTGATCCAGGACAAAAAGGTTTCCAACACGGAAACGTTTAAAAAGGGAATGCTCGTTCGAATCTATATCGAATCGACCCCTTCGATGGTGAAGATCAAATGTTACCCCGCGGACCATAAACGGGAATATGCAATCGGCAGGATGATCGCGTATCAACTGAACGACGATTACGCGGGCAAACGAATTACGATAGAGGATCTGGATAAACTGATAGCCAATGAACTCGTGGAATACAAAAAGAAAAAATAG
- a CDS encoding LysM peptidoglycan-binding domain-containing M23 family metallopeptidase, translated as MNSWNTKRKNRSSRRTGSRSARSASDTKKVNGKLFFIPLISTLVLSSLSADPLKNYDAEISEYTNKDSSFFSDKEERKIKQLFSQSPENWQEEKYSLNYHKDKSNLELPSFISVNKIISSKIVSHSGVIYKNYVVKPKDSLSKIARAMKTNVQKISAANGLKKNSTLQVGQNISIPVQVRNASREKVEFRKVFVYPVVNAKVTSRYGKRKDPFHTGSGGYHTGLDFGGSQGAPILASADGIVSFTGVNGGYGNTVIIDHENGYKTMYAHCAKITIEQGTRVSAGTVIGAVGRTGSATGPHLHFEVFLNGNRINPDAALRKTLKIVTPLDPGKFARL; from the coding sequence ATGAACTCGTGGAATACAAAAAGAAAAAATAGGTCGTCCAGAAGGACAGGTTCAAGATCGGCCAGATCCGCGTCCGATACTAAAAAGGTGAATGGAAAACTGTTTTTTATTCCCCTGATCTCGACGTTAGTCCTGAGTTCTCTTTCCGCAGACCCGTTGAAGAATTACGACGCGGAGATTTCGGAGTACACGAATAAGGATTCGTCCTTCTTTTCCGATAAGGAAGAACGTAAAATCAAACAGCTATTCTCCCAATCTCCCGAAAATTGGCAGGAAGAAAAGTATTCCCTGAATTATCATAAAGACAAATCCAATTTGGAACTCCCGAGTTTTATCAGCGTAAACAAAATCATCTCTTCCAAAATCGTCAGTCACAGCGGGGTTATCTATAAGAATTACGTCGTGAAACCGAAGGATTCTCTTTCTAAAATCGCAAGAGCGATGAAGACCAATGTCCAAAAGATCAGCGCGGCGAACGGTTTGAAAAAAAATTCCACTCTCCAAGTCGGACAGAACATTTCGATTCCGGTTCAGGTTCGCAATGCGAGCCGGGAAAAAGTGGAATTTCGTAAAGTCTTTGTTTATCCGGTCGTAAATGCAAAGGTCACTTCCCGTTACGGAAAAAGAAAGGATCCGTTTCATACCGGTTCCGGCGGGTATCACACCGGTCTCGACTTCGGCGGTTCTCAAGGAGCGCCGATTCTTGCATCCGCGGACGGAATCGTTTCCTTTACCGGGGTGAACGGCGGTTACGGAAATACTGTCATTATCGATCACGAGAACGGTTACAAAACGATGTATGCTCACTGCGCGAAAATTACGATCGAGCAGGGAACGAGAGTCAGCGCGGGAACGGTCATAGGTGCCGTTGGCAGAACCGGATCGGCGACGGGACCTCATTTGCATTTTGAAGTTTTCTTAAATGGAAATAGAATCAACCCGGACGCGGCCCTCAGAAAAACCCTGAAGATCGTTACTCCTTTAGATCCCGGTAAATTTGCCAGATTGTAG
- a CDS encoding general secretion pathway protein GspC: MNAIFLELRKNTFYTLIPVILFFSYSLSYLLRAVILAFLNPTVQAASSNSAPVRKMGPETNRALSSYEEMVQGNLIRGIASRAGDMQATEGEMSTAPPDTGEGEEMKVTGTLSGHWSFARVTIVEKGKPEAQEFATGETVGGYKIRSIALNYVVLEKGGIALKVEIGQTPGEARAKLSPEAGAKSEGAPSGGGDTIRKVLSRQDVNRKLKDPAAIYKNARFGPALINGKISGYKIYSVAPDHIFYALGARNGDIIKRVNGMPLTETEKMLEIWGAVKTADKITVDVERGSQILTYEFIIRN, encoded by the coding sequence ATGAATGCGATTTTTTTAGAACTTCGGAAGAACACATTTTACACCCTCATTCCCGTAATCTTATTCTTTTCGTATTCTCTTTCGTATCTTCTGAGAGCCGTAATTCTTGCGTTCTTAAATCCTACCGTTCAAGCGGCTAGTTCCAATTCGGCTCCGGTTCGTAAAATGGGTCCCGAAACCAACCGTGCCCTTTCTTCTTATGAGGAAATGGTCCAAGGAAACTTAATCCGCGGAATCGCGTCTCGTGCGGGAGATATGCAGGCTACCGAAGGGGAGATGTCCACAGCACCGCCCGATACGGGAGAAGGGGAAGAAATGAAGGTGACGGGAACGCTCAGCGGCCACTGGTCGTTTGCACGCGTTACTATTGTGGAAAAAGGAAAACCCGAAGCGCAGGAATTTGCAACTGGAGAAACCGTCGGAGGATATAAAATCCGATCGATCGCTTTGAACTACGTCGTTTTAGAAAAAGGCGGAATCGCCCTCAAAGTCGAAATCGGTCAAACCCCCGGCGAGGCGCGCGCCAAGCTGAGTCCGGAAGCCGGAGCTAAGTCGGAAGGGGCGCCGAGCGGAGGTGGAGATACGATCCGCAAGGTTCTTTCCCGGCAAGACGTTAACCGGAAGTTGAAAGACCCGGCCGCCATCTACAAAAACGCACGTTTCGGACCGGCCTTGATCAACGGAAAAATCAGCGGTTATAAAATCTACAGCGTTGCTCCGGACCATATCTTTTACGCGTTGGGCGCAAGAAACGGAGACATCATCAAACGAGTCAACGGAATGCCTTTGACCGAAACCGAAAAAATGTTAGAGATCTGGGGAGCCGTAAAAACTGCCGATAAGATTACGGTAGATGTGGAAAGAGGTAGCCAGATTCTCACCTACGAATTTATTATCAGAAACTAA
- the gspD gene encoding type II secretion system secretin GspD, whose amino-acid sequence MPGTKNQIPVFRILSILILVLLVWDKPVFPQNKKKTSVKTKSAAPEEPAERTFYANWRDTELNDFLKGMSAILRKNILLDESLKGKKITIISQKEIPIKNAFIFMKSVLESLGFGVVEEPDLISIVKIKDALARSPVVRVGKELIPESEVGDFRTITQIIPVENVKPEELEPILKRLTSPNTDVIVYKNTNTIVLSGSAADINKLLILVNELDLKLEEASPGAIASAGDVHIYTLEHSEAEKIAATLVKLDNPVVQSEELTPEKKAQGQIPGKVDKIKAVGHKESNSVIVTATNAEWTEIRKIIKVLDSARKQVLLEVLIVELTSSDLNDFGIDWRYKADAYGQFNTGLSKESNIINANGQVNPNINTLSGFSLGFLKAGSEQIIGILSANQGNENFNVLSAPQVLTVDNQEAEISVGQDVPVRTQSRNAGLGGANAVTVDNYEYRPTGIKLKFTPHVNKNNKITLELFQEIKNIAEIALSGGNPTFNRREIKTSISIENTQSIVIGGLISNDKQKRIIKIPLLGDIPYLGHLFKRTTEKIKKTNLMVFITPHILDSRENADKMTVKKKMQQERYELERERILNKEKEIKERGD is encoded by the coding sequence ATGCCCGGAACAAAGAATCAAATTCCAGTCTTTAGAATCCTTTCGATTCTCATACTCGTACTTTTGGTATGGGATAAACCCGTATTCCCTCAGAATAAAAAGAAGACTTCCGTTAAGACGAAATCTGCCGCTCCGGAAGAGCCCGCCGAAAGAACCTTTTATGCGAACTGGAGAGACACCGAACTAAACGACTTTCTCAAAGGAATGAGCGCGATCCTGAGAAAAAACATTCTTTTGGATGAAAGTTTAAAGGGAAAAAAGATCACGATCATTTCCCAGAAAGAAATTCCGATTAAAAACGCATTTATCTTTATGAAGTCCGTTCTGGAATCCCTCGGTTTTGGGGTGGTGGAAGAACCGGATCTCATTTCCATCGTCAAGATCAAGGACGCTCTCGCAAGATCCCCCGTTGTCCGAGTCGGAAAAGAACTGATTCCCGAATCCGAAGTCGGCGACTTTAGAACGATCACGCAGATTATTCCGGTGGAAAACGTAAAACCGGAAGAATTGGAACCGATTCTCAAACGTTTAACGTCTCCGAACACGGATGTAATCGTTTATAAGAATACGAATACGATCGTACTTTCCGGTTCGGCGGCAGACATCAACAAATTGTTGATTTTGGTAAACGAACTCGACTTGAAATTGGAAGAGGCAAGTCCGGGCGCCATCGCATCGGCCGGCGACGTTCACATTTATACGCTGGAACACAGTGAAGCGGAGAAGATCGCAGCCACCCTTGTAAAACTCGATAATCCGGTCGTTCAATCCGAAGAACTCACTCCCGAAAAAAAAGCGCAAGGCCAGATCCCGGGAAAAGTGGATAAGATCAAAGCGGTCGGTCATAAAGAATCGAACTCCGTGATCGTAACTGCTACGAATGCGGAATGGACAGAGATCCGCAAGATCATCAAGGTTTTGGATTCCGCAAGAAAACAGGTTCTTCTGGAAGTGTTGATCGTCGAACTCACGTCCAGCGACTTGAACGACTTCGGGATCGACTGGAGATACAAAGCCGACGCCTACGGGCAGTTTAATACGGGTCTTTCCAAAGAATCGAACATCATCAACGCAAACGGTCAGGTGAACCCGAATATCAACACGTTAAGCGGCTTTTCCTTGGGATTTTTAAAAGCGGGCTCGGAACAGATCATCGGAATTTTAAGCGCGAACCAAGGGAACGAAAACTTCAACGTCTTGTCCGCACCTCAGGTTTTAACCGTGGATAACCAAGAAGCGGAGATCAGCGTCGGTCAAGACGTTCCCGTAAGAACGCAAAGTAGGAACGCGGGTCTCGGCGGCGCCAACGCGGTAACCGTCGATAACTACGAATACCGTCCAACCGGGATTAAACTGAAGTTCACTCCTCACGTAAATAAGAATAACAAAATCACTTTGGAACTGTTTCAAGAAATCAAGAACATCGCGGAAATCGCCCTCTCCGGGGGTAACCCGACGTTCAATCGTCGCGAAATCAAAACTTCCATCTCGATCGAAAATACACAATCGATCGTAATCGGTGGATTGATTTCCAACGATAAACAAAAACGGATCATTAAAATTCCTCTGCTCGGAGATATTCCGTATCTGGGACATCTTTTCAAACGAACCACCGAAAAAATCAAAAAGACGAACTTGATGGTTTTTATCACTCCGCATATACTCGATAGTAGAGAGAACGCGGATAAGATGACCGTGAAAAAGAAAATGCAGCAGGAACGTTACGAACTCGAAAGAGAAAGAATCCTCAACAAAGAAAAAGAAATCAAAGAAAGAGGGGACTGA